Proteins encoded in a region of the Sphingomonas japonica genome:
- a CDS encoding LptA/OstA family protein: MQRRLVLIALPVLAGMGFAGSAVAQRHDSTAPIDFSAQTIELQDRANRAVLSGGVTIRQANMTLTAARMTVAYTGQVLDGSPQVSRLDGSGGVTVDRPGQKARSQYAVYDINARVITMIGDVTLNESGNTINGGRLSINLDTGRATINGSTVGGTGTQTDSDGTIRQNGRVTGRFSVPDRN, from the coding sequence ATGCAGCGCCGCCTCGTCCTGATCGCCCTCCCCGTTCTCGCCGGCATGGGATTTGCCGGAAGCGCGGTCGCGCAGCGCCACGATTCGACGGCGCCGATCGACTTTTCCGCGCAGACGATCGAACTGCAGGACCGCGCCAACCGTGCCGTCCTGTCGGGCGGGGTGACGATCCGCCAAGCCAATATGACGCTGACCGCCGCACGAATGACGGTGGCCTACACCGGACAGGTGCTCGACGGGTCGCCGCAGGTTTCACGGCTCGACGGTTCGGGCGGGGTGACGGTCGATCGTCCGGGTCAGAAGGCGCGGTCGCAATATGCGGTGTATGACATCAACGCCCGGGTCATCACCATGATCGGCGACGTCACGCTCAATGAAAGCGGCAACACCATCAACGGCGGCAGGCTGTCGATCAATCTCGATACCGGCCGCGCGACTATCAACGGATCGACCGTCGGCGGCACGGGAACGCAGACCGACAGCGATGGAACCATCCGCCAGAATGGCCGTGTCACCGGCCGCTTCTCGGTGCCCGACCGCAACTAG
- the lptB gene encoding LPS export ABC transporter ATP-binding protein, which produces MNDIATLEAIEPVVEAPIESGLSVVSIAKSYDKRVVLSDVSLSVGHGEVIGLLGPNGAGKTTCFYSVMGLVKPDAGRIMLDGDDITGLPMYRRAILGLGYLPQETSIFRGLSVEKNILAVLELAEPDKAARHARLDQLLDEFGLTRLRDSPAMALSGGERRRAEIARALAANPSIMLLDEPFAGIDPISIADIRDLVHDLKNRGIGVLITDHNVRETLEIVDRGYIIYDGRVLFSGSPAELVADANVRRLYLGEGFSL; this is translated from the coding sequence ATGAACGATATCGCCACTCTCGAAGCGATCGAGCCCGTCGTCGAAGCCCCGATCGAATCGGGGCTGTCGGTGGTTTCGATCGCCAAGTCGTACGACAAGCGCGTTGTTCTGTCCGACGTGTCGCTGTCGGTCGGGCATGGCGAGGTGATCGGGCTGCTCGGGCCGAACGGCGCGGGCAAGACGACGTGCTTCTATTCGGTGATGGGACTGGTCAAGCCCGATGCCGGGCGCATCATGCTCGATGGCGATGACATCACCGGGCTGCCGATGTATCGCCGAGCAATCCTGGGCCTCGGCTATCTGCCGCAGGAGACCTCGATCTTTCGGGGGTTGAGCGTCGAGAAGAACATCCTGGCGGTGCTCGAACTCGCCGAGCCCGACAAGGCTGCGCGGCATGCCCGCCTCGATCAGCTGCTCGACGAGTTCGGACTGACCCGCCTGCGCGATTCCCCGGCGATGGCGCTGTCGGGCGGCGAGCGGCGGCGTGCCGAGATCGCTCGCGCGCTGGCGGCCAATCCGTCGATCATGCTGCTCGACGAACCGTTCGCGGGGATCGATCCGATTTCGATCGCCGACATCCGCGATCTGGTCCACGACCTGAAGAACCGCGGGATCGGCGTGCTGATCACCGACCACAACGTCCGCGAGACGCTCGAAATCGTCGATCGCGGCTACATTATCTACGACGGGCGCGTGCTGTTCAGCGGCTCGCCCGCCGAACTGGTCGCCGACGCCAATGTGCGGCGGCTGTATTTGGGCGAGGGCTTCTCGCTCTAG
- the rpoN gene encoding RNA polymerase factor sigma-54: MSLAPRLDLRQTQSLVMTPQLQQAIRLLALSNLEVEGFIAEEIEKNPLLDSGGSDDGPPEEPAASPTEASGPASADELIVNGGGDGEALDVDFASESFIHDGPTDAIGGLDGGLSLSGGASGGGISEDGLDFDSFAGPETSLGDHLLHQAGEVLDGPDLFVAAHLIDQIDECGYLGASLLDVANRLGVPLAQVERVLGTIQTFDPTGVGARNLAECLAIQAREADRYDPCMARLIDNLDLVARGALPQLKRLCRVDDEDLADMIRELRNYDPKPGCRYGGESAQAVVPDLFVARRGQGWAVEINAATLPRVLINRSYYVELATGNRDKASKAWLSDCLASANWLVKALDQRQRTIIKVASEIVKQQEAFFLHGVAHLKPLTLARVADAIEMHESTVSRVTSNKYLSCARGLFELKYFFTSAIQSSDGGDAVSAQAVKSAIKALIGAEDPKKILSDDTLVDLLNARGFDIARRTVAKYREALGIGSSVQRRRQKALEGVG; this comes from the coding sequence ATGAGCCTCGCCCCGCGCCTCGACCTTCGGCAGACGCAATCGCTGGTGATGACGCCGCAGTTGCAACAGGCGATCCGCCTGCTCGCGCTGTCCAACCTCGAGGTCGAGGGCTTCATCGCCGAGGAGATCGAAAAGAACCCGCTGCTCGATTCGGGCGGCAGCGATGACGGCCCGCCCGAAGAACCGGCCGCCTCACCCACCGAAGCCTCCGGCCCGGCCAGCGCCGACGAACTGATCGTCAACGGCGGCGGCGACGGCGAAGCGCTTGACGTCGATTTCGCCAGCGAGAGCTTCATCCATGACGGCCCGACCGACGCGATCGGCGGGCTAGACGGCGGGCTCAGCCTCAGCGGCGGGGCGAGCGGCGGCGGCATTTCCGAGGACGGCTTGGATTTCGACAGCTTCGCCGGTCCCGAGACCAGCCTGGGCGATCACCTGCTGCATCAGGCGGGCGAGGTGCTGGACGGACCCGATCTGTTCGTCGCCGCGCATCTGATCGACCAGATAGACGAATGCGGCTATCTCGGCGCGTCGCTGCTCGACGTCGCCAATCGGCTGGGAGTGCCGCTCGCCCAGGTCGAGCGGGTGCTTGGCACGATCCAGACCTTCGATCCGACCGGCGTCGGCGCCCGCAACCTTGCCGAATGTCTCGCCATCCAGGCGCGCGAGGCGGATCGCTACGATCCGTGCATGGCGCGGCTGATTGATAATCTCGACCTCGTCGCACGCGGCGCGTTGCCGCAATTGAAGCGCCTGTGCCGGGTCGATGACGAAGACCTTGCGGACATGATCCGCGAGCTGCGCAACTACGATCCCAAGCCGGGCTGTCGCTATGGCGGCGAATCGGCGCAAGCGGTCGTCCCCGACCTGTTTGTTGCGCGCCGCGGCCAGGGCTGGGCGGTCGAGATCAATGCAGCGACTTTGCCGCGCGTGCTGATCAACCGCAGCTATTATGTCGAACTGGCGACCGGCAATCGCGACAAGGCTTCGAAGGCGTGGCTGTCCGATTGCCTCGCCAGCGCCAATTGGCTGGTCAAGGCACTCGACCAGCGCCAGCGCACGATCATCAAGGTCGCGTCGGAAATCGTGAAGCAGCAGGAAGCGTTCTTCCTGCACGGGGTCGCGCATCTCAAGCCGCTGACGCTCGCGCGCGTCGCCGATGCGATCGAAATGCACGAATCGACGGTCAGCCGCGTCACCTCGAACAAATATCTCAGCTGCGCGCGCGGGCTGTTCGAACTCAAATATTTCTTCACCTCGGCGATCCAGTCGTCCGACGGCGGCGACGCGGTGTCGGCACAGGCGGTCAAGAGCGCGATCAAGGCGCTGATCGGTGCCGAGGACCCCAAGAAAATCCTGTCCGATGACACGCTGGTCGACCTGCTCAACGCGCGCGGGTTCGACATCGCCAGACGAACCGTCGCCAAGTATCGCGAAGCGCTCGGCATCGGCAGTTCGGTGCAGCGGCGGCGGCAAAAGGCGCTGGAAGGCGTCGGCTGA
- a CDS encoding ribonuclease D yields MTVHLHEEDLPANLFAPGADIAVDTETMGLLTPRDRLCVVQLSDGGPDEHLVRFAAGSEYAAPNLKALLADPQRVKLYHFGRFDLAAIRHYLGVVAAPVYCTKIASRLVRTYTDRHGLKELVRELLATELSKAQQSSDWGSPVLSDAQKEYAASDVRYLHAMRTELDKRLAREGRTALAQACFDFLPHRAELDLAGWPEVDIFAHA; encoded by the coding sequence ATGACCGTTCACCTGCACGAAGAAGACCTCCCCGCCAATCTGTTCGCCCCGGGTGCCGACATCGCCGTCGACACCGAGACGATGGGCCTGCTGACGCCGCGTGACCGCCTCTGCGTGGTGCAGTTGTCCGACGGCGGACCCGACGAGCATCTCGTACGCTTCGCGGCGGGGAGCGAGTATGCCGCGCCCAATCTCAAGGCGCTGCTGGCCGATCCGCAGCGGGTGAAGCTTTACCATTTCGGCCGCTTCGACCTCGCCGCGATCCGTCACTATCTCGGCGTCGTCGCGGCGCCGGTCTATTGCACCAAGATCGCATCGCGGCTGGTGCGAACCTATACCGACCGGCACGGCCTCAAGGAGTTGGTGCGCGAACTGCTCGCCACCGAATTGTCGAAGGCGCAGCAGTCGTCGGACTGGGGCAGCCCGGTGCTGAGCGACGCGCAAAAGGAATATGCCGCTTCCGACGTGCGCTACCTCCATGCGATGCGCACCGAACTCGACAAGCGGCTGGCGCGCGAAGGCCGCACCGCGCTGGCGCAGGCCTGTTTCGACTTCCTGCCGCACCGCGCCGAACTCGACCTGGCCGGATGGCCGGAGGTCGACATCTTTGCACATGCGTGA
- the motA gene encoding flagellar motor stator protein MotA, protein MFVVVGLVVLLAMVFGGFAITGGALGPVMHALPHEMLIIGGAAVGALIIGNSMRELKAIGGGFMKVVKGPKYKKQDYLDVIFLVSKLMKMLRTDGPIALEPHVEDPKSSAIFAEYPRILADHTLTNLIADTLRLVVVSSGTLDVHAVEEVMDNSIKTHHHEVQGPQGTLQGLADALPALGIVAAVLGVVKTMGSIDKPPAILGGMIGSALVGTFLGVLLAYGIVGPLATRLQQVIDADAAIYNVVKQIIIASLHGHPQPLVIEAARSGIQHHNQPGFAEVFDGLRGR, encoded by the coding sequence ATGTTCGTAGTAGTTGGCCTCGTCGTCCTGCTTGCCATGGTGTTCGGCGGCTTCGCGATCACCGGTGGCGCGCTCGGGCCGGTGATGCACGCGCTCCCGCACGAGATGCTGATCATCGGCGGCGCCGCCGTCGGCGCGCTGATCATCGGCAATTCGATGCGCGAGCTGAAGGCGATCGGCGGCGGCTTCATGAAAGTCGTCAAGGGCCCCAAATATAAGAAGCAGGATTATCTCGACGTCATCTTCCTCGTCAGCAAGCTGATGAAGATGCTGCGTACCGACGGGCCGATCGCTCTTGAGCCGCATGTCGAAGACCCGAAATCATCGGCGATCTTCGCCGAATATCCCCGCATTCTGGCGGATCATACCCTCACCAATCTCATCGCCGACACGCTGCGCCTCGTCGTGGTGTCGTCGGGCACGCTCGACGTGCATGCGGTGGAGGAGGTCATGGACAACTCCATCAAGACGCATCACCACGAGGTACAAGGACCGCAGGGCACGCTGCAGGGCCTCGCCGACGCCCTGCCTGCGCTGGGCATCGTCGCGGCCGTGCTCGGCGTGGTCAAGACGATGGGCTCGATCGACAAGCCGCCGGCGATCCTGGGCGGCATGATCGGATCGGCTCTGGTCGGCACGTTCCTGGGCGTGCTGCTCGCTTATGGTATCGTCGGCCCGCTCGCCACACGCTTGCAGCAGGTGATCGACGCCGATGCGGCGATCTACAATGTCGTCAAGCAGATCATCATCGCCTCGCTCCACGGCCATCCCCAGCCGCTGGTGATCGAAGCCGCGCGCTCGGGCATTCAGCATCACAACCAGCCCGGCTTCGCCGAGGTCTTCGACGGCCTGCGGGGGCGGTAG
- a CDS encoding flagellar motor protein MotB, which produces MAARAPHGSNQPPKVIVKKIYIEGHGGHHGGAWKVAYADFVTAMMAFFLLMWLLGATNEKQRKALADYFAPTLVDLKQNSAGSNGLFGGESLLDVDNYPHKAAQTGTRSLTVPAGAKGGEKEGSGEKGSLKGNEALAIEDRRNFSRMKSEVESKMRSNAKLAKLAKHVRFVRTRDGMRIDLLDDADYSMFGLGTTAMVAEADKLVGLVAESIAPMDNPIMVRGHTDSLGYGDPRTMNNWMLSSGRAEATRRRLASGGVKEVQFERIEGVADREPLIAENPGDPRNRRVAVTLLYRKTAFGE; this is translated from the coding sequence ATGGCCGCGCGCGCTCCCCATGGCAGCAACCAGCCGCCGAAGGTCATCGTCAAGAAAATCTATATCGAGGGGCATGGCGGTCATCACGGCGGCGCGTGGAAGGTCGCCTATGCCGATTTCGTGACGGCGATGATGGCGTTCTTCCTGCTGATGTGGCTGCTCGGCGCGACCAACGAGAAGCAGCGCAAGGCGCTGGCCGACTATTTCGCGCCGACGCTGGTCGATCTCAAACAGAACAGCGCGGGATCGAACGGGCTGTTCGGCGGCGAATCGCTGCTCGACGTCGACAATTATCCGCACAAAGCAGCGCAGACCGGGACGCGCTCGCTGACCGTTCCGGCCGGTGCCAAGGGCGGCGAGAAGGAAGGCAGCGGCGAGAAGGGCAGCCTCAAGGGCAACGAGGCGCTGGCGATCGAGGACCGCCGCAATTTCAGCCGGATGAAGTCCGAGGTCGAATCGAAGATGCGCTCGAACGCCAAGCTGGCCAAGCTCGCCAAGCACGTGCGGTTCGTGCGGACCCGCGACGGGATGCGGATCGACCTGCTCGACGACGCCGATTATTCGATGTTCGGGCTCGGCACGACCGCGATGGTCGCCGAAGCCGACAAGCTGGTCGGGCTGGTCGCCGAATCGATCGCGCCGATGGACAATCCGATCATGGTCCGCGGGCATACCGACAGCCTGGGCTATGGCGACCCGCGCACGATGAACAACTGGATGCTGTCGAGCGGCCGCGCCGAAGCGACGCGCCGCCGCCTCGCGTCGGGCGGAGTCAAGGAAGTCCAGTTCGAGCGCATCGAAGGCGTCGCCGACCGCGAACCGTTGATCGCCGAAAACCCCGGCGACCCGCGCAATCGCCGGGTGGCGGTGACGCTCCTGTATCGCAAGACCGCGTTCGGCGAATAA
- a CDS encoding TonB-dependent receptor: protein MVRRISSWAILLATAAPGAAWAQEVSPAATQPPAQESPVEDDPMMDEVYGEEIVVTGSRPRGSVVGDIPPEQTLNPADIRAYGVNSIDELLTELGPQLGSGRGRGGEAPVVLLSGRRISGFREIRSIPTEAIERVEILPEEVALSYGYPATQRVVNIVLRERFRAITAELEGTVPTAGGTSDLEAEANILRLTPDGRSTFEIEATRQSLLLESERDIIRDDAETGDPRFRSLRGESEGIELDGTIARTLFGDVATSFNVGVDANDSRSLLGLPELSPDATDPLTRTTSTRNLTLNASANGDVADWRWTLTGNYDRNQTNTQTDRTLDAAGPRSYDTARSINNVGRIEGILNGDIVALPAGDISTTIKLGGRTTQLDGVSLRRGTIQETGLGRDSANGQISIDVPIADRGREVLAPIGDLSFNANAAIDQLSDFGTLTTLGYGLNWSPITEIRFIVSATHEEGAPSTGQVGDPVIATPNVRVFDFLTGETVEITRIDGGSANLLADSRTVWKLGMNARPFADIDLNLRADYINEAIDNPIASFPTATAEIEAAFPERFVRDGNGRLVSIDNRPVNFLKSERQELRWGFNLSLPIKGTLQKRAEDVREAGGDPRSVLREAFGRPDRAARRAARANQPGALPAEGAATPEGQAAAAPAPQPGGARRFGGGRRGGGGGRFGGGGNGGGRFQFSAFHTWRLQETIQIREGLPELDLLGGSATGSRGGQPRHQVQVRTGITKDGFGLRLNGDWQSATQVDAGPGGSGEALFFSDQTTFDLRLFANLGAMPSLVRNHRWLRGTRVTLRADNLFDTRLRVTDASGATPLGYQADLLDPIGRTVRLELRKLF from the coding sequence ATGGTGCGGCGTATATCTTCATGGGCGATATTGCTGGCGACGGCGGCACCGGGTGCGGCGTGGGCGCAGGAAGTTTCCCCCGCCGCGACCCAGCCGCCCGCTCAGGAGAGCCCGGTCGAAGACGATCCGATGATGGACGAGGTCTATGGCGAGGAGATCGTCGTCACCGGATCGAGGCCGCGCGGATCGGTGGTCGGCGACATCCCGCCCGAACAGACGCTCAATCCCGCCGACATTCGCGCGTATGGCGTCAATTCGATCGATGAGCTGCTGACCGAACTCGGCCCTCAGCTGGGGTCGGGACGCGGACGGGGCGGCGAAGCGCCGGTGGTGCTCTTGTCGGGCCGGCGCATTTCCGGCTTCCGCGAAATCCGCTCGATCCCGACCGAAGCGATCGAGCGTGTCGAGATCCTGCCCGAGGAAGTTGCGCTCAGCTATGGCTATCCTGCCACGCAGCGCGTTGTGAACATCGTCCTGCGCGAGCGGTTTCGCGCGATCACCGCCGAGCTTGAGGGCACCGTCCCCACCGCGGGCGGCACCAGCGATCTGGAGGCCGAAGCCAATATCCTGCGGCTGACGCCCGACGGCCGATCGACGTTCGAGATCGAAGCGACGCGCCAGAGCCTGCTGCTCGAGAGCGAGCGCGACATCATCCGCGACGATGCGGAGACGGGCGATCCGCGCTTTCGCTCGCTGCGCGGGGAAAGCGAGGGCATCGAACTCGACGGTACCATCGCACGAACGTTGTTTGGCGACGTCGCGACCAGCTTCAACGTCGGCGTCGATGCGAACGACAGCCGCAGCCTGCTGGGGCTCCCCGAATTGTCGCCCGATGCGACCGATCCGCTGACCCGCACCACCAGTACGCGCAACCTGACGCTCAACGCTTCGGCCAATGGCGACGTCGCCGACTGGCGCTGGACGCTGACCGGCAATTACGATCGCAACCAGACCAACACGCAGACCGATCGCACGCTCGATGCCGCGGGGCCGCGCAGCTACGACACCGCGCGTTCGATAAACAATGTCGGACGGATCGAGGGCATCCTCAACGGCGATATCGTCGCGCTGCCCGCCGGCGATATCTCGACGACGATCAAGCTGGGTGGCCGCACGACGCAGCTCGACGGCGTGTCGCTGCGCCGCGGCACGATCCAGGAAACCGGGCTTGGCCGGGACAGCGCCAACGGCCAGATCAGCATCGACGTGCCGATCGCCGATCGCGGCCGTGAAGTGCTCGCCCCGATCGGCGACCTGTCGTTCAACGCCAATGCCGCGATCGACCAGCTATCCGATTTCGGCACGCTGACGACGCTGGGCTACGGTCTCAATTGGTCGCCGATCACCGAAATCCGCTTCATCGTATCGGCGACGCACGAGGAAGGCGCACCAAGCACCGGGCAAGTCGGCGATCCGGTGATTGCCACGCCCAATGTGCGCGTATTCGATTTCCTGACCGGAGAAACGGTCGAGATCACTCGAATCGACGGCGGCAGCGCCAATCTGCTCGCCGACAGCCGCACGGTATGGAAATTGGGCATGAACGCGCGGCCCTTCGCCGATATCGATCTCAATCTGCGCGCCGATTACATCAACGAGGCGATCGACAATCCGATCGCGTCGTTCCCGACGGCCACTGCCGAGATCGAGGCGGCGTTTCCCGAGCGCTTCGTGCGCGACGGCAATGGCCGCCTGGTGTCGATCGACAATCGCCCGGTCAATTTCCTGAAGAGCGAACGCCAGGAATTGCGCTGGGGGTTCAACCTGTCGCTGCCGATCAAGGGCACGTTGCAAAAGCGTGCCGAAGACGTACGCGAGGCGGGCGGCGATCCGCGCTCGGTGCTGCGCGAGGCGTTCGGGCGACCCGATCGCGCTGCGCGGCGCGCGGCACGCGCCAACCAGCCGGGCGCGCTGCCCGCCGAAGGAGCCGCCACCCCCGAAGGCCAGGCCGCGGCGGCACCTGCGCCGCAACCCGGGGGCGCCCGCCGCTTCGGCGGTGGCAGGCGCGGCGGCGGCGGTGGACGCTTCGGCGGCGGCGGCAACGGCGGCGGCCGCTTCCAGTTCTCGGCTTTCCATACCTGGCGGTTGCAGGAGACGATCCAGATCCGGGAGGGCTTGCCCGAGCTTGATCTACTTGGCGGATCGGCGACCGGCAGCCGCGGGGGTCAGCCGCGGCATCAGGTTCAGGTCCGCACCGGCATTACCAAGGATGGGTTCGGCCTGCGCCTCAATGGCGACTGGCAGAGCGCGACGCAGGTCGATGCCGGCCCGGGCGGATCGGGCGAGGCCCTGTTCTTTTCGGACCAGACGACGTTCGACCTTCGGCTGTTCGCCAATCTAGGGGCGATGCCGTCGCTGGTGCGCAACCACCGCTGGCTGCGCGGCACGCGGGTGACGCTGCGTGCCGACAATCTGTTCGATACGCGCCTGCGCGTCACCGACGCCAGCGGCGCGACGCCGCTCGGCTATCAGGCGGACTTGCTCGATCCGATCGGGCGGACCGTCCGGCTGGAGCTGCGCAAGCTGTTCTGA
- a CDS encoding cold-shock protein, whose amino-acid sequence MSFDRGRRGDRGGRGRDKREFFGDEGGGGGGGFPSYGGGGGGDRFGGGGGGGDRFGGGGGGFGGGDRFGGGGGGGGFRSGGGAGGGGGRGMPPQVVGEGTGVVKFFNAQKGFGFVVRDDGGEDVFVHISAVEQAGLTGLAEGQPMGFTLVDRGGRISATDLKIDGEPLPVSDRGPPRDRDAGPGGPRGGGMGGPQRQLTGERASGTVKFFNAMKGFGFIQRDDGQPDAFVHISAVERAGLPTLNEGDKLEFEIEVDRRGKHAAVNLNPVQ is encoded by the coding sequence ATGAGTTTCGATCGAGGGCGCCGTGGTGATCGCGGCGGGCGCGGCAGGGATAAGCGCGAATTTTTTGGTGACGAAGGCGGCGGCGGTGGCGGCGGCTTTCCGAGCTATGGCGGCGGCGGTGGCGGCGATCGTTTCGGCGGTGGCGGTGGCGGCGGTGACCGATTCGGCGGTGGTGGCGGCGGCTTCGGCGGCGGCGATCGCTTCGGCGGCGGCGGTGGCGGCGGCGGTTTCCGCAGCGGCGGCGGAGCAGGCGGCGGCGGTGGTCGCGGCATGCCCCCGCAAGTCGTCGGCGAGGGCACCGGGGTCGTCAAGTTCTTCAACGCGCAGAAGGGTTTCGGCTTTGTCGTGCGCGATGACGGCGGCGAGGACGTGTTCGTTCATATCAGCGCGGTCGAGCAGGCCGGGTTGACCGGCCTGGCCGAGGGCCAGCCGATGGGCTTCACGCTCGTCGATCGCGGTGGCCGCATTTCGGCGACCGACCTCAAGATCGACGGCGAGCCGCTTCCGGTTTCCGACCGCGGTCCGCCGCGCGATCGCGATGCCGGTCCGGGTGGCCCACGCGGCGGCGGCATGGGCGGACCGCAGCGTCAGCTGACCGGCGAACGCGCGTCGGGAACGGTCAAGTTCTTCAATGCGATGAAGGGCTTCGGCTTTATCCAGCGCGATGACGGACAGCCCGATGCGTTCGTTCACATCTCGGCGGTCGAGCGTGCGGGTCTGCCGACGCTCAACGAGGGCGACAAGCTCGAGTTCGAGATCGAGGTCGATCGTCGCGGCAAGCATGCTGCGGTGAACCTCAACCCCGTACAATAA
- a CDS encoding TerC family protein codes for MTEILALLSDPSAWAALLTLIVLEVVLGIDNLIFISILSNKLPPEQQQLARRIGIGLALIMRLALLSMIAFIISLTTPVFDLGIVGPLNDYGEPTFETQFSWRDMILIAGGLFLLWKATKEIHHTMDVEESDETLDKHKGAGSITFNAAIAQIVALDMVFSIDSILTAVGMTDAVPIMMTAVIITVIVMLVAADPLANFINKNPTVVMLALGFLLMIGAVLIADGFGVHVPKGYIYAAMAFSALVETLNIVSRKARARKKAALETAAAPD; via the coding sequence ATGACCGAGATCCTCGCCTTGCTGTCCGATCCTTCCGCCTGGGCGGCGCTGCTGACGCTCATCGTTCTCGAAGTCGTGCTCGGCATCGACAACCTGATCTTCATCTCGATCCTGTCGAACAAGCTGCCGCCAGAGCAGCAGCAGCTGGCGCGCCGGATCGGCATCGGGCTGGCGCTGATCATGCGGCTGGCACTGCTGTCGATGATCGCGTTCATCATCTCGCTGACGACGCCAGTGTTCGACCTGGGGATCGTCGGTCCGCTCAACGATTACGGCGAGCCGACCTTCGAGACGCAGTTTTCGTGGCGCGACATGATCCTGATCGCGGGCGGGCTGTTCCTGCTGTGGAAAGCGACCAAGGAAATCCATCACACGATGGATGTCGAGGAAAGCGACGAGACGCTCGACAAGCACAAGGGCGCGGGGTCGATCACCTTCAATGCCGCGATCGCGCAGATCGTCGCGCTCGACATGGTGTTCTCGATCGATTCGATCCTGACCGCCGTCGGCATGACCGACGCGGTGCCGATCATGATGACTGCCGTCATCATCACCGTGATCGTCATGCTCGTTGCCGCCGATCCTCTGGCGAACTTCATCAACAAGAATCCGACGGTGGTGATGCTCGCGCTCGGCTTCCTGCTGATGATCGGCGCTGTGCTAATCGCCGACGGGTTCGGGGTGCATGTTCCCAAGGGCTATATCTATGCGGCGATGGCGTTCTCGGCGCTGGTCGAAACGCTCAACATCGTGTCGCGCAAGGCGCGGGCGCGCAAGAAGGCGGCGCTGGAGACTGCGGCCGCGCCCGATTGA
- the lptC gene encoding LPS export ABC transporter periplasmic protein LptC — protein sequence MTDARRARTPRQRWAAPGSSHDRLVAILSVVLPMAIGVLAAFLIMAPLFSSGDVSFVLNKDKVEVAKERMKLQSAVYRGEDSKGRPFTLNAGSALQKSSAEPIVDLNSLAARIEMTDGPALLRANQGRYDMDSERVAIDGPVRFRAADGYALDTSDATVDLRTRRLQANRRVTGRVPQGSFSGDSMAADLEQRTVRLEGNARLRIDPNSANRR from the coding sequence ATGACCGACGCGCGCCGCGCCCGCACGCCGCGCCAGCGCTGGGCGGCGCCCGGCAGCAGCCATGACCGGCTGGTCGCGATCCTGTCAGTGGTGTTGCCGATGGCAATAGGCGTGCTCGCGGCATTCCTGATCATGGCACCGCTGTTTTCGAGCGGCGACGTGTCGTTCGTGCTCAACAAGGACAAGGTCGAAGTCGCCAAGGAGCGCATGAAGCTGCAATCCGCAGTCTATCGCGGCGAGGATTCCAAGGGACGGCCGTTCACGCTCAATGCCGGCTCGGCGCTTCAGAAAAGCTCGGCCGAACCGATCGTCGATCTCAACAGTCTCGCCGCGCGCATCGAGATGACAGACGGCCCGGCGTTGCTGCGCGCTAACCAGGGCCGCTACGACATGGACAGCGAGCGTGTCGCGATCGACGGGCCGGTGCGCTTCCGCGCCGCCGACGGCTATGCCCTCGACACAAGCGACGCGACGGTCGATCTCAGGACGCGGCGGCTGCAGGCGAACCGCCGCGTCACCGGCCGGGTTCCACAAGGCAGTTTCAGCGGCGACAGCATGGCCGCCGATCTCGAACAGCGCACCGTGCGGCTCGAAGGCAATGCCCGCTTGCGGATCGATCCAAACAGCGCAAATAGGCGGTGA